The following coding sequences lie in one Miscanthus floridulus cultivar M001 chromosome 9, ASM1932011v1, whole genome shotgun sequence genomic window:
- the LOC136481963 gene encoding dirigent protein 1-like gives MASFHSTIFLGAALLLAAGVYIRSHDTGGSGATTHLHFFMHDDYTGPHPTAMRVVSGRSLLLPTASSDDDVGANNDSATAGSTRSSLLLSSPRQFGDVVVLNNALTEGPGGDSARVGTAQGFAVRVSEGGIVSHLTMHMVLEAGEHRGSSVTANGRIDMDAKVRESVIVGGTGKFRFARGYMLTRNYDYDLARGGVVQIDVYVQH, from the coding sequence ATGGCTTCCTTCCACTCCACCATCTTCCTCGGCGCCGCCTTGCTCCTCGCCGCCGGTGTCTACATCCGCAGCCACGACACGGGTGGCAGCGGCGCCACCACACACCTCCACTTCTTCATGCACGACGACTACACCGGGCCGCACCCCACTGCCATGCGGGTCGTGTCCGGCCGGTCCCTCTTGTTACCCACGGCGTCCAGCGATGACGATGTCGGCGCCAACAACGACAGCGCCACCGCTGGGAGCACGCGATCGTCACTGCTGCTGTCATCGCCGCGGCAGTTCGGCGACGTCGTGGTGCTGAACAACGCGCTGACGGAAGGCCCCGGCGGGGACAGCGCGCGCGTCGGCACGGCGCAGGGTTTCGCCGTGCGCGTGTCGGAGGGCGGCATCGTGTCGCACCTGACCATGCACATGGTTCTTGAGGCCGGCGAGCACCGCGGCAGCTCCGTGACAGCGAACGGCCGCATCGACATGGACGCCAAGGTGCGTGAGTCGGTGATCGTCGGCGGCACCGGAAAGTTCCGGTTCGCGCGGGGGTACATGCTCACCAGGAACTACGACTACGACCTTGCCCGTGGAGGCGTCGTCCAGATCGATGTCTACGTGCAGCACTAG